GGGTTTGACCGCCACGGTGTCGACTACCTATAACGAGCCGTATAACGTAGCTCGAAAATTTGCCACATTGGACCATATCAGTGAAGGACGCGCAGGATGGAACATCGTGACCTCCCAATTGGATGTTGAAGCAAATAACTATGGACGAACAGAGCATCCTGAGCATGGGCTTCGATATAAAATGGCGCGGGAATTTGTCGAAGTAGCCACTCTGCTCTGGGATAGTTGGGAAGATCACTCCTTAATTGTGGATCGGCAGGCTGGACTATTTGCAGACCCATCTAAATTAAAGGAAGTTTCATATAAAGGGCAGTGGTATTCCACCCAAGGTACGATCAATGTACCTCGTTCGCCGCAAGGATACCCTGTACTCATCCAAGCTGGATCATCCGGACCGGGACAGGATTTTGCTGCCAACTATGGTGAAGTGATTTTCACGGCCCAACAGTCTCTGAATGCTGCGAAAGAGTTCTATAATAACGTCAAATCCAAACTCGCTCTATATGGACGCGAACAAAGCAGTATGAAAATAATGCCTGGTTTATCACCGATTCTGGGTAAGACGGAGGAGGAAGCTCAGAGGAAATATCAAGAACTGCAGGAGTTGATCCCTCCGGCGGCTGCAGTTGGTATGTTATCCGGGATGCTTAAGTTTGACCTTTCGGAATATCCTGTCGAAGGCCAACTGCCTGACATTCCTGATCCCGTGGAAGCTTCCAATGGCATGAAAAGCCGGGTACAGCTGATTATGGACATGGCACGAAAAGATAAGTTGTCCATTCTTGAGCTGGGTCGGAGGCTGATAGGGGCAAGAGGGCACATGCAGTTTGTGGGGACCTATGAACAACTGGCTGATTTGATGCAACAATGGTTTGAAGAATATGGTTGCGACGGATTTAACATCATGCCACCTGTTCTGCCGGGAGATTTGAATGAATTTGTGGATCATGTGGTGCCGATTCTTCAAGCACGTGGACTCTTCCGCACGGATTATACGGGCAGCACGCTTCGTGATCATCTTGGGCTGGATCGCCCGGGTATAAGTCATTTTCAAAAAGAGAAGACGTTAGATAAGACCTCCATAACAATATGAAAACAGCTGTTTCAGTCTGATTTTCAATTGCTGGTCTCCCTAATGAAGAAAGAGAAAAGAAGTCGCCTATTGGCGGCTTTTTTTCGTTTGGGACGATATAAGTTCTTGTTCCCAAATAAAAAAAATTCATTTCTTTAAAACTATTTTCGACTCTCAGCTGTCTAACATGCGAAACAACATACAAAGTAAGCTTTATTAAAAATGCGGCAATAATCAAAATATACAGTCGCAACGGGGGTGGACAAACTGAGTAAGGAAAGTACAGCACTAACTGAACAGCAGTTCAGTGATCGTCTGGAGGCATGTAAAGAAAAGCTTTATCGCTTCGCGTTCTCTTATGTGAAAAATGAACAGGAAGCCTTGGAAATTATATCTGAGGCATCTTATAAAGGTTTTCTATCTTATGAAAAAGTGAAAAGTCCTGATTATTTTGAAACCTGGATGACCCGGATCGTCATCAACTGTTCTCTGGATCACATCAGACGAAAGAAGAAATACACGTATATGGAAGACAGTACAATACCGTTTGCAGCCGAGGAGAGTTCCATGGGGCTTGAAGAGCAATGGGATTTATACGAAGCACTTGATCATCTGCATCCCGAAGATAGGGCATTTATCGTTTTGAAATTTTTCCAGGATCAGCGATTCAAGGATATGGCGGAGGTACTGTCCCTGCCGGAAAGCACGGTGAAGACCAGGTTCTATAAGATCTTAAACAAACTCAAAAAATATCTGACCAAGGAAGAGGTTGATTTTACATGACAGGAAAAGAACGATATGAACAGATCAATATCCCATCCGGCCTTTCCGGAGTTATTCAGCAAGCCCGTCAGCGCGCACGAAACCAAAAGCGAAGAAAAATGATGATCTGGCGTAGTTCATCCCTGGTTGCTGCCTGTGCTGCGGTGATGATAACAGCTAACGTTCCGGGTGTAGCCAAGGCATTATCCGATGTACCTGTTATAGGTTCTGTCGTCAAAATTTTGCAAGTTGGTGGGGGCGGGGAGCGCACAGATGGTGTTTCGGTTACAACGACCAAAGAATCGGATACACTAAACATTAATTTTCAGATCGATGGTGAACAGATCACCTCTGCTCCATCGTATACTGTGGATCACAAAGAAGGGCCGAATCGTCTGATCTTCACCTTCAATGGGGTACGTCATCTGGATTATGACAAGTTGGAGAAGGATATTAAAGCACTTAAGAATGTAAAAGATGTCTATCAAAATATCATTTTGGATGATTCTGCGATTGGCTTTGTGGTTGAACTTAAAGATGATGTGGATTATTCCGTGTCAGAGTATCAGCAACCTGGATATATTCAGTTGAAGCTTTTTTCAGACGGGAAGACAACGCAATCGCATGAACTTTTCTTTGTACGGAGCGAAGACATGGAGCAGGGTGAAGCACTGGCTATGTTGGCTGAACAGTATTCTGCCGATGGCAGCAGCGTTGTGCAGACCCAAAATGGAAAATTCACCGTCGTTATGGGTGCCTTCGATAACCGGGCAGATGCAGAGAAACACCTGAAAGAATTTACTGACCGAGAAGAATACAGTGAACCACTGCATGTCGACAGCTGGATGAGTAATGAAAATCCGCAATAATGAAAGTGGCCTGCCTTAACGCAGGCTTCTTCTTGTAGACTTTATTATTGAAGTTCATTTCCGTTATCTTTTACGAGTCGCCCTTTTGGCGACTTTTTTTGTTGTAACTATGAGAAGTGTAAATCTGTAATCTTACATCGTTGTCAGTTTTGTGTAAGTTTGATCGATAGGAGCTGAAGTGGCCTTAATATACACTTAAATCAATTCAACGCACTACATTTACACCTTTAGGAGGCCAAACAATGAAAAGTGCATATGCGGATCTACTGAAAATATTAAGTAAAAACAAGCTATCTATTCGGTTGAGGAAATCATTCGGATGTACCGAGATACTTGGGCTGAAATAGATTTAACGCAAATTCGCAAAAATATCATAGAGATCCGCAAATTTCTACCACGTTCGACCAAACTAATGGCCGTTGTTAAAGCAAATGCATACGGCCATGGAGATATCGAGACGAGCAAAGAAGCAGTAGAGGCAGGCGCGGATTATTTAGCGTGTGCCTTCATTGAAGAAGCCATCCGCCTAAGGAATGCGGGCTTAAAACAACCGATTCTTATTTTGACTCCGATTCGTCCTGAATTTGTACCTTTGGCTCTGGAACATGATTTGATGCTTACCGTTACACAAGCGTCTTGGTTTCAGGAGATGAGAAAATACAAGCCTGTTCATACCCCGCATAAGTTATCTGTGCATGTGAAAATGGATACTGGACTTGGGCGAATCGGTATACGCACGCAAGAAGAGTGGCAAGAAATGGTTCCTTGGCTCAGAGCATCAGATGTAGTATTCGACGGGTTCTATACCCACTTCGCGACTGCAGGTGAGGCAGACAACTGTTATCTACAGCTTCAGATTCAACGCTTCCTGGAAATGAAAGAGTGGAGCAGTATGTCACGGATTCCAATCAATCATTATCACTGTGCGGGAAGTGTGGCAGCACTTCGATTTCCGGAATTGTGCATGGATATGGCTCGAATAGGAGCTGCAATCTATGGCTTTTATCCGGAAAAATTAGTACCTAACATCCAACTAAAACCAGCATTCAGTTTACACAGTAGACTCTTGCAAACGAAAAGATTAAAAAAAGGCGAATATGTGGGTTACAACAATGCTTATCAAACAGACTCAGATCAATGGATCGGAACAGTGCCTATCGGCTATGCCGATGGATGGTCGCAGAGAATGCAAAATACGGAGGTGTTGGTGGAAGGGGTTCGTGCAGAAATTATAGGGAAAATCTCCATGGATCAATTGATGGTCAAGCTTCCCATGTATTTTCCGGAAGGATCAAAGTTGACCTTCATTGGCTATTCAGGTGAGCAGGAAATTCCGATTCAGGTACTGGCCAATCATATCGGTGGTGTCTCTCAAGAAATAACGAGTTCCATCACGGACAGAGTGTTACGAATTTATAAAGAAGGTGGGGAAGTTCATCATGAAATCACGGGAAGTCGTACAAAAACATATTGAAATCAGCGTAAGTAACGAAGAACGGTTTCAAGGACACTTAGTGTTAATAAATGATCAAAACCCAATCAGAAGGCAAGTACAAGTCCATCAACTAGAGTCACTGGATTCCTTGCCTTCAATAAAGAAGTTAAATAAGGAGATGCTTCTGGAGAAGCAGTGTTTCAATCAATTTCATGCTCTGCTTAAAGCTTGTGGGGGGACGGATGAAATTGTCGCCGTCAGCGCATATCGAACAAAAGAAGATCAAGTCCAGATCTATCAAGATTGTTTGATAGAACAGGGTTCGGAATATACTTCCAAATACGTTGCCTTGCCTGACCATAGTGAACACCAAACGGGGTTGGCTATCGATGTGGGTAAATTGAAATCGAATATCGATTTTATTGCTCCTTCCTTTCCGGACACGGGCATTTACAAGTCCTTCAGACAACATGCCATACAATTCGGTTTTATCCTTCGATATAAACAAGAAAAAGAATCGATCACTCGTATTGCTTATGAGCCCTGGCATTTTAGATATGTAGGATATCCCCATTCCAAAATCATGGAAGAAAACAAGCTATGTTTAGAGGAGTACATCGATTTTGTACAGCAATATCGGTTCTCTGGAGAGCAGCTTACAATTAAAGAAAAGGACATGACAATCCAGATATATTATGTTTCCGCGGATAAAGGGACATCTAGCCATATCCCGATCTTGAGCTGTGATTCTTATCGCATATCAGGGACGAATCGTGAAGGATTCATTGTTACGACTTTCTCCAAAAATTAAGTTATAGCAATAAGGGTGATTTAGATTCATATCACATTTTAGGAGGCTTTTACGATGCAGAAGAAGTCGATTGCGGTATTGTTTGGCGGATGTTCAGGTGAGTATAACGTTTCTTTGAGCTCAGCCGCTTCAGTGATTGAAAATTTGGATACCGAAAAATACAATCTTGTGTTAATTGGAATTACACAGCAAGGCTCTTGGCTCAGATATAGTGGAACGGTTGAGGATATTCGCAATGATCGGTGGCATTTGCATCCGAGTTGTATCCCATCCTTTTTCTCACCTAGCAGAGAAGTCAAAGGACTCATTGAGCTAGTTCATATGGAATATCATGTAACAACGATTGATGTTGTATTTCCAGTGCTTCACGGCAAATACGGTGAGGATGGAACCTTGCAAGGCTTATTGGAACTGTCGGGCATACCGTTTGTTGGATGTGGCATGTTATCCTCTGCTTTGTGTATGGACAAGGAACTGGCTCATAAACTGGTGCAGGCAGCAGGCATAGATACACCGAGTTCCCTTACAATACATAGGAGTGAACGGATGGAAGAAGT
This window of the Paenibacillus marchantiae genome carries:
- a CDS encoding LLM class flavin-dependent oxidoreductase, which produces MGTRQEQLHLGAFIYYTGHHHYGWRRSDSGAEQIFDYKFYRSIAQTAERGKFDMMFLADLLYVMGADQSAAGMLDPLTLLSALATDTEKLGLTATVSTTYNEPYNVARKFATLDHISEGRAGWNIVTSQLDVEANNYGRTEHPEHGLRYKMAREFVEVATLLWDSWEDHSLIVDRQAGLFADPSKLKEVSYKGQWYSTQGTINVPRSPQGYPVLIQAGSSGPGQDFAANYGEVIFTAQQSLNAAKEFYNNVKSKLALYGREQSSMKIMPGLSPILGKTEEEAQRKYQELQELIPPAAAVGMLSGMLKFDLSEYPVEGQLPDIPDPVEASNGMKSRVQLIMDMARKDKLSILELGRRLIGARGHMQFVGTYEQLADLMQQWFEEYGCDGFNIMPPVLPGDLNEFVDHVVPILQARGLFRTDYTGSTLRDHLGLDRPGISHFQKEKTLDKTSITI
- a CDS encoding sigma-70 family RNA polymerase sigma factor, producing the protein MDKLSKESTALTEQQFSDRLEACKEKLYRFAFSYVKNEQEALEIISEASYKGFLSYEKVKSPDYFETWMTRIVINCSLDHIRRKKKYTYMEDSTIPFAAEESSMGLEEQWDLYEALDHLHPEDRAFIVLKFFQDQRFKDMAEVLSLPESTVKTRFYKILNKLKKYLTKEEVDFT
- the alr gene encoding alanine racemase encodes the protein MYRDTWAEIDLTQIRKNIIEIRKFLPRSTKLMAVVKANAYGHGDIETSKEAVEAGADYLACAFIEEAIRLRNAGLKQPILILTPIRPEFVPLALEHDLMLTVTQASWFQEMRKYKPVHTPHKLSVHVKMDTGLGRIGIRTQEEWQEMVPWLRASDVVFDGFYTHFATAGEADNCYLQLQIQRFLEMKEWSSMSRIPINHYHCAGSVAALRFPELCMDMARIGAAIYGFYPEKLVPNIQLKPAFSLHSRLLQTKRLKKGEYVGYNNAYQTDSDQWIGTVPIGYADGWSQRMQNTEVLVEGVRAEIIGKISMDQLMVKLPMYFPEGSKLTFIGYSGEQEIPIQVLANHIGGVSQEITSSITDRVLRIYKEGGEVHHEITGSRTKTY
- a CDS encoding D-alanyl-D-alanine carboxypeptidase family protein, with protein sequence MKSREVVQKHIEISVSNEERFQGHLVLINDQNPIRRQVQVHQLESLDSLPSIKKLNKEMLLEKQCFNQFHALLKACGGTDEIVAVSAYRTKEDQVQIYQDCLIEQGSEYTSKYVALPDHSEHQTGLAIDVGKLKSNIDFIAPSFPDTGIYKSFRQHAIQFGFILRYKQEKESITRIAYEPWHFRYVGYPHSKIMEENKLCLEEYIDFVQQYRFSGEQLTIKEKDMTIQIYYVSADKGTSSHIPILSCDSYRISGTNREGFIVTTFSKN